One part of the Sphingobacterium sp. LZ7M1 genome encodes these proteins:
- the thrA gene encoding bifunctional aspartate kinase/homoserine dehydrogenase I, translating into MKILKFGGTSVGSVESIKAVLAIVKESYEAGEKPLVVLSAMSGITNLLTKMAEDAAEGKPFAEDLKLLEEKHFEVVKKLIAVKFQNPVLTRLKLLVNELEDLLQGVTALKELSNQSKDLIISYGERCSNYLVAKIMEQEVPEAEYINASHYIKTDSNFGNAHLNEPLTAQLIQALSQTHADKLLFVTGFIGSNDKGRITTLGRGGSDYTAAIFGSVLNASAIEIWTDVNGMLTADPRIVKKAFSLPVLSYTEAMELSYFGAKVIYPPTMVPAFMKKIPIVIRNTFQPKFPGTVIQFETGKSGFPIKGISSISDVSVINLTGSGMVGKSGFSGRLFTLLAREQINVILITQSSSEHSITFAVNPSDSQKAVELIQNEFELELLANKLSLPVVESDLSILAIVGENMKRTPGMSGKLFHALGRNGINVRAIAQGSSEFNISVIINKEDLSKALNAVHDAFFAELKKTLHVFNIGTGNIGSTLFSQLHKQHAFLEEQNDIEVKVVGISNSRRMYFNADGIDLGNWKEEMDANGEVADLATFIAKMQEMNLPNCVFIDNTASKLPATYYENIFKANISIVTCNKIANSGDYAQYKLLHETARKHGVDFFYETNVGAGLPIVRVLKDLMMSGDRLLKIEAILSGTISYIFNNFKGDASFYDVVKKAQELGFTEPDPRDDLGGIDFMRKMLILGRDAGYPIESTDVQLGNILPESCLKADSVDEFYAELLKADDYFNNLKEEAEKQGKVIRYIGTLENGKVAISLQMVDESHPFYALSGSDNIISFTTERYKERPLVVKGPGAGAEVTAGGVFADLVNVGA; encoded by the coding sequence ATGAAAATTCTAAAATTTGGCGGGACATCCGTAGGTTCCGTAGAAAGTATCAAAGCAGTATTAGCCATCGTAAAGGAATCTTACGAAGCTGGAGAAAAGCCATTGGTCGTGTTGTCAGCGATGTCAGGAATCACCAACCTGTTGACAAAAATGGCTGAAGATGCAGCGGAAGGTAAGCCTTTTGCCGAGGATCTGAAACTCTTGGAAGAGAAACACTTTGAAGTGGTCAAAAAATTAATTGCCGTGAAGTTTCAAAATCCCGTGTTAACAAGATTGAAACTCTTGGTCAATGAATTGGAAGACCTGCTGCAAGGGGTTACCGCTTTAAAGGAACTTAGTAATCAGAGCAAAGATCTGATCATCTCTTATGGCGAACGCTGCAGTAATTATTTGGTCGCCAAGATCATGGAACAGGAAGTCCCCGAAGCAGAATACATCAACGCATCCCACTATATTAAAACAGATTCCAATTTTGGAAATGCCCACCTCAACGAACCGCTTACTGCACAATTAATCCAAGCACTTTCTCAAACACATGCCGATAAACTCCTATTTGTAACTGGATTCATCGGTTCTAATGATAAAGGCAGGATTACAACTTTAGGGCGTGGTGGTTCAGATTATACCGCTGCCATCTTCGGTTCGGTGCTGAATGCTTCTGCAATTGAGATCTGGACAGATGTGAACGGGATGTTGACCGCAGACCCTAGAATTGTTAAGAAAGCTTTTTCGTTGCCTGTCCTTTCCTATACTGAAGCTATGGAGCTTTCTTATTTTGGAGCGAAAGTCATCTATCCTCCAACGATGGTTCCGGCTTTTATGAAAAAGATTCCGATTGTAATCCGCAACACCTTTCAACCGAAATTCCCTGGAACGGTAATCCAGTTTGAGACTGGAAAGTCAGGTTTTCCGATCAAAGGTATCTCTTCGATTTCCGATGTGTCGGTAATTAACCTTACGGGTAGTGGAATGGTTGGTAAGTCCGGATTCAGTGGTCGTCTGTTTACCTTATTGGCTAGGGAGCAGATTAACGTCATCTTGATTACGCAATCTTCTTCCGAGCACAGTATCACTTTTGCTGTAAATCCAAGTGATTCGCAAAAGGCCGTTGAGCTTATCCAGAATGAATTCGAACTAGAGCTTTTGGCCAATAAGTTATCCCTGCCAGTTGTGGAAAGTGACCTATCCATCTTGGCAATCGTAGGGGAGAACATGAAACGTACGCCTGGCATGTCGGGTAAGTTATTCCATGCGCTTGGACGTAATGGTATCAATGTGCGTGCAATTGCTCAAGGCTCTTCAGAATTCAATATTTCAGTCATCATCAATAAGGAAGACCTTTCTAAGGCGCTGAACGCAGTACATGATGCCTTTTTCGCCGAGTTAAAGAAAACGCTTCATGTGTTCAATATTGGAACAGGCAATATTGGTTCTACTTTGTTCAGCCAATTACATAAACAGCACGCTTTCTTGGAAGAGCAAAATGATATAGAAGTCAAAGTAGTTGGTATTTCTAATTCCAGAAGGATGTATTTCAATGCCGATGGAATAGATCTTGGCAATTGGAAAGAAGAAATGGATGCTAACGGTGAAGTGGCGGATTTAGCAACCTTTATCGCAAAGATGCAGGAGATGAACCTACCAAACTGTGTGTTTATCGACAATACGGCGAGTAAATTGCCCGCAACCTATTATGAAAATATCTTTAAGGCGAATATCTCAATTGTAACCTGTAATAAGATCGCAAACTCTGGAGATTATGCTCAATATAAACTATTGCATGAGACGGCTAGAAAGCATGGTGTAGATTTCTTCTATGAAACCAATGTTGGTGCTGGCCTGCCGATTGTTAGGGTTCTTAAGGACTTGATGATGAGTGGCGACCGCTTGTTGAAGATAGAGGCTATCCTATCTGGAACCATCTCCTATATCTTTAATAATTTCAAGGGAGATGCTTCATTCTACGATGTAGTTAAGAAAGCGCAGGAGTTAGGATTTACAGAGCCTGATCCCCGTGATGATTTAGGAGGGATCGATTTTATGCGTAAGATGTTGATCTTGGGTAGGGATGCTGGATATCCGATTGAGTCTACAGATGTTCAATTGGGTAATATTCTTCCAGAAAGCTGTTTGAAGGCCGATTCGGTGGATGAATTCTATGCAGAGCTGTTAAAAGCTGATGATTACTTCAATAATTTGAAAGAAGAAGCAGAAAAGCAAGGTAAGGTAATTCGATACATCGGTACATTAGAGAATGGTAAAGTTGCAATCAGTTTGCAAATGGTCGATGAGAGCCATCCATTCTATGCCTTATCAGGAAGCGATAATATTATTTCATTTACGACGGAAAGATATAAAGAACGTCCATTGGTGGTAAAAGGTCCTGGTGCTGGGGCGGAAGTTACCGCTGGAGGGGTGTTCGCAGATTTAGTAAACGTCGGAGCTTAA
- a CDS encoding homoserine kinase produces MSNPEQLVNKGNILNPDKWLKEVRVFAPATVANMICGFDILGFAVDKPGDEVYMQRVKESGVRIRSIQGDDGRLPLDPDKNTVSACVKMLLSHLGLEDEVGVEIDLIKHMPIGSGLGSSSASTVAGLFAINALLGNPLTKNELMPFCVEGERLACGHGHADNVAPALMGGITLIRGYEPLDIINLPVPEDLVAGIVFPQVDVPTRDARQLIKEKVSLKDAVNQWGNIAGLVAGLYRSDYDLIGRSMHDVLIEPTRAILIPEFYEMKRIAMEAGVLSFGISGSGPSVVAISKGAEAAQLAVDRIQEHLTANGIDSLQFVSAVNAEGPKILS; encoded by the coding sequence ATGTCAAATCCTGAACAATTAGTAAATAAGGGAAATATATTGAATCCAGATAAATGGTTAAAAGAAGTACGGGTGTTTGCTCCAGCAACGGTAGCAAATATGATCTGTGGCTTTGATATATTGGGTTTTGCCGTAGATAAACCTGGAGATGAGGTTTATATGCAACGGGTGAAAGAGTCTGGAGTTCGGATTCGCTCCATCCAAGGAGACGATGGCCGTTTGCCATTAGACCCTGATAAGAATACCGTGAGCGCCTGTGTCAAGATGTTGTTGAGCCATTTAGGGCTTGAAGATGAAGTCGGCGTAGAAATCGACCTGATCAAGCACATGCCTATTGGAAGTGGATTAGGTTCTAGTTCGGCGAGTACGGTGGCAGGTTTGTTTGCCATAAACGCCCTTTTGGGGAATCCTTTGACCAAGAATGAGCTGATGCCTTTCTGTGTAGAGGGTGAACGATTGGCCTGTGGTCATGGCCATGCCGATAATGTTGCTCCTGCACTGATGGGTGGTATTACCTTGATCAGAGGTTATGAACCCCTAGATATCATCAATCTGCCTGTACCAGAAGATTTAGTAGCTGGTATTGTGTTTCCACAAGTGGATGTTCCGACAAGGGACGCAAGGCAATTGATCAAGGAAAAAGTATCCTTAAAAGATGCGGTTAATCAATGGGGCAATATAGCAGGTCTTGTGGCAGGATTATACCGTAGTGATTATGACTTGATCGGCAGAAGTATGCACGATGTACTGATCGAACCTACGCGGGCGATCTTGATACCTGAATTCTATGAAATGAAACGCATAGCGATGGAAGCTGGCGTGCTAAGCTTTGGGATCTCGGGTTCCGGACCTTCCGTGGTTGCTATCAGCAAGGGTGCTGAGGCTGCTCAATTGGCAGTAGATCGTATTCAAGAGCATTTAACCGCCAATGGTATCGATAGCTTACAGTTTGTCTCTGCAGTCAATGCGGAAGGACCCAAAATTCTTTCTTAA
- the thrC gene encoding threonine synthase, translating to MQFYSTNNKDLRVSFQEAVFNSLPQDKGLYMPENIPSLDPYFIKNIQQYSFQEIAFQIANAIIGNDIPEKDLKAIINDAINFDAPLRFLSAETAVLELFHGPSYAFKDFGARFMSRVMGYFSKQGEQLLDVLVATSGDTGGAVALGFLDVEGTRVTILYPKGKVSKVQEEQLTTNGQNIRALEVEGTFDDCQALVKQAFNDPELNQKLRLTSANSINIARLIPQTFYYFWAYAQLKAQGMQEVVFTVPSGNFGNIGAGLLAYKMGLPVSHFVAGTNVNDTVPRFLQSGKYEPKASVQTLANAMDVGNPSNWVRIQDLFHNNLSELQGIISSYTYNDEETKKGMDELYEKFKYVACPHTAIAYLASEAYRKDHPGEYASVFLSTAHPCKFPEAISEEVYKEVKLPEGAEKLQGKPKLAEELKVDYDAFKAYLIENN from the coding sequence ATGCAATTCTATAGTACTAACAATAAAGATCTACGCGTATCCTTTCAAGAGGCAGTTTTTAATTCCCTTCCTCAAGATAAGGGACTTTATATGCCGGAGAATATCCCAAGCCTAGATCCTTATTTCATTAAAAATATCCAGCAATACTCCTTTCAGGAGATTGCCTTTCAGATAGCCAATGCGATTATCGGGAATGACATCCCTGAAAAGGACCTCAAGGCCATCATCAATGATGCCATCAATTTTGATGCACCATTGCGTTTCCTTAGCGCTGAAACAGCGGTGTTGGAGCTTTTCCATGGACCATCTTATGCTTTTAAGGACTTTGGAGCCCGATTTATGAGCCGTGTTATGGGATACTTCTCAAAACAAGGCGAACAACTGTTAGACGTATTGGTAGCCACCTCTGGTGACACCGGTGGGGCTGTGGCCTTAGGCTTCCTTGACGTTGAAGGTACTCGAGTGACCATCCTTTACCCAAAGGGCAAGGTCTCTAAGGTTCAGGAAGAACAATTAACGACCAATGGACAAAACATCCGGGCATTGGAAGTGGAAGGCACCTTTGATGATTGCCAAGCCTTGGTTAAGCAGGCTTTCAATGATCCTGAGCTGAACCAAAAACTAAGGCTTACTTCCGCGAATTCTATCAATATTGCCAGATTGATTCCGCAGACCTTCTATTATTTCTGGGCCTATGCGCAGTTGAAAGCTCAGGGTATGCAAGAAGTGGTCTTCACCGTACCTAGTGGAAACTTTGGGAATATTGGAGCGGGCTTATTGGCCTATAAGATGGGATTACCGGTTTCGCATTTCGTGGCAGGTACGAATGTCAATGATACGGTGCCGCGTTTCTTGCAATCTGGAAAGTACGAACCAAAAGCCTCCGTTCAGACCTTGGCAAATGCGATGGACGTTGGAAACCCAAGTAACTGGGTCCGTATCCAAGACCTATTCCATAATAATCTTTCGGAACTGCAGGGAATAATCAGTTCATACACCTACAATGACGAAGAAACCAAAAAAGGAATGGATGAGCTGTATGAGAAGTTCAAATATGTGGCCTGTCCGCATACAGCGATTGCTTACCTAGCGTCCGAAGCCTACAGGAAAGATCATCCTGGCGAATATGCTTCGGTGTTCCTATCCACGGCACATCCTTGTAAGTTCCCCGAAGCGATTTCAGAGGAGGTTTATAAAGAAGTTAAACTACCAGAGGGTGCTGAGAAGCTGCAAGGCAAACCAAAGCTGGCAGAAGAGTTGAAAGTAGATTACGACGCCTTCAAGGCTTACTTGATAGAGAACAATTAA
- a CDS encoding thioredoxin family protein has translation MRLFITIFLFISIFFQSLSAQEVTIKGTISNFGDSIKYVHLSSFNGFQVHKLSNNTFEFKIPGELPKEQVNHSFFVLSKNEYPTFDELHDELLNRKEITYERDALPIIVDNNNMIITLDAKEKKASVEDSELNKQLAEMNALREQQRVKYKEKEASLEEITEWGFNEKINALNKYPNSLLTVEYLGNFLTNPFMSTGFPELSPKHLEQIEELIAKVKEQDLSLNKINELQNQYDMVDHKNKLMTNIDFPSLKLSNLKNEKLNIKDLYKEADYIVIDVWATWCVPCLQQHPEYERIAGISKKNIKFIGLSIDQKEDVWKSHLAKEPKKYDNFWLDKSEVKVLEDSLSVQSYPTYMIINTKTGKLAKIRFPLDRLEELLATLE, from the coding sequence ATGAGACTTTTCATCACTATCTTCCTATTTATTTCGATTTTCTTTCAATCCCTTTCTGCACAAGAGGTAACCATCAAAGGCACCATCAGCAACTTTGGCGACAGCATAAAGTATGTTCACCTATCCAGTTTTAATGGTTTTCAAGTGCATAAATTGAGTAACAATACTTTTGAATTTAAGATCCCTGGTGAATTGCCTAAGGAACAGGTAAACCATTCTTTCTTTGTACTGAGCAAAAATGAATATCCAACATTCGATGAGTTACATGATGAATTGTTAAATAGAAAGGAAATTACCTATGAAAGAGATGCATTGCCTATAATCGTGGATAATAATAACATGATAATAACCTTAGATGCAAAAGAGAAAAAAGCATCTGTAGAGGATAGTGAATTGAATAAGCAACTAGCTGAAATGAATGCTCTCCGAGAACAACAAAGGGTGAAATATAAGGAGAAGGAGGCCTCATTAGAAGAGATTACAGAATGGGGATTTAATGAAAAGATCAATGCACTAAATAAATACCCAAATTCCTTATTGACGGTTGAATACTTGGGAAATTTCTTAACGAATCCGTTTATGTCTACAGGCTTTCCAGAATTATCGCCGAAGCATTTGGAGCAAATCGAGGAACTAATAGCCAAAGTTAAGGAGCAAGACCTCTCTCTGAACAAAATCAATGAGCTGCAGAATCAATATGATATGGTAGACCATAAGAATAAATTGATGACTAATATAGATTTTCCTTCACTAAAATTAAGTAACCTCAAGAATGAAAAACTCAATATCAAAGATTTATACAAGGAAGCAGACTATATCGTCATTGATGTTTGGGCAACATGGTGCGTTCCTTGCCTTCAACAGCATCCTGAATATGAAAGGATTGCAGGTATAAGTAAAAAGAACATCAAATTTATTGGGTTATCCATTGATCAAAAAGAAGATGTTTGGAAAAGCCACCTAGCCAAAGAACCAAAGAAATATGATAATTTTTGGTTGGATAAGTCAGAAGTAAAGGTTTTGGAAGATTCTTTGTCCGTACAAAGCTACCCTACCTATATGATCATCAATACAAAGACTGGGAAATTGGCGAAAATCAGGTTCCCTTTAGATAGGCTGGAAGAACTATTGGCAACCCTGGAATAA
- a CDS encoding class I SAM-dependent rRNA methyltransferase, translating to MNKIILNKGKDKAAWQLHPWVFSGAISAALGKPQNGDIVSVYNIEDEFIAYGIYNGNSRVAVRLLEWDPSQEITEQWWRNRVSKAVNNRLSLLHDSNNTVRLIFAEADFLPGLIADKYADFISVQVHSAGIEKVKDIIVDQLVQLLQPKGIYERSDLKSREYEGLPDTNGLLFGTVPPEFVDVIENGIHYQVNIVEGQKSGFYCDQRENRAITASYAKDKKMLDCFSYSGGFTLNAFREGASSITSVDSSGLAIETLKNNIKLNGFDSNKHTAVQSDVNKYLRELGEQGEKFDVIVLDPPKYAPTRSALEKASRAYKDLNRRGLMLLNSGGLLATFSCSGAMDIDTFKQVIAWAALDAGKEIQFIYQYCQPEDHPVRASFPESEYLKGLLVRVL from the coding sequence ATGAATAAAATAATCCTGAACAAAGGAAAGGATAAAGCCGCTTGGCAATTACATCCATGGGTCTTTTCCGGTGCAATCTCAGCTGCCCTGGGCAAACCGCAAAATGGAGATATCGTTTCTGTCTACAACATAGAAGATGAATTTATTGCCTACGGTATATACAATGGTAACTCGAGGGTTGCGGTCCGCTTATTGGAATGGGACCCTAGTCAGGAGATCACTGAACAATGGTGGCGCAATCGGGTAAGCAAAGCGGTCAATAACCGTTTGAGCTTATTGCACGATAGCAACAATACCGTTCGATTGATCTTCGCAGAGGCCGACTTCCTACCAGGATTGATAGCCGATAAATATGCCGACTTTATTTCCGTACAGGTTCATTCCGCAGGAATTGAAAAAGTAAAGGATATTATCGTCGATCAGCTCGTTCAGTTATTACAACCCAAAGGGATCTATGAGCGCAGTGACCTGAAATCTAGAGAATATGAAGGGCTCCCTGATACCAATGGTCTTCTTTTTGGAACCGTACCTCCTGAATTCGTTGATGTCATTGAAAATGGTATACATTATCAAGTCAATATCGTAGAAGGGCAGAAGTCTGGCTTTTATTGCGATCAACGCGAAAATAGAGCCATTACGGCGAGTTATGCAAAGGATAAGAAGATGTTAGATTGCTTTAGTTACTCTGGCGGGTTTACCCTGAATGCCTTTCGCGAAGGTGCGAGCTCCATTACTTCTGTTGACAGCTCAGGACTGGCTATCGAAACCTTAAAGAACAATATCAAGCTCAATGGATTTGATAGCAACAAACATACCGCTGTACAGTCTGATGTCAATAAATACCTGAGGGAATTGGGGGAGCAGGGGGAGAAGTTTGATGTCATCGTTTTAGATCCACCAAAATATGCACCAACAAGGTCTGCATTAGAAAAAGCTTCCCGAGCGTACAAAGACCTGAATAGACGCGGGCTTATGCTTCTTAATAGCGGAGGCCTTCTGGCTACGTTTTCCTGCTCAGGAGCCATGGACATCGATACCTTCAAACAGGTCATCGCTTGGGCCGCTCTAGACGCCGGTAAAGAAATCCAATTTATCTATCAATATTGCCAACCCGAAGACCATCCTGTCCGTGCTTCCTTCCCAGAAAGTGAGTATCTGAAAGGTTTGTTGGTTAGGGTCCTTTAG
- a CDS encoding SGNH/GDSL hydrolase family protein: MENRRDFLKKSLLTLGAAGLGTSFANAIDFSTGAKAKLSINQGDVILFQGDSITDAGRNKENLNPNDGNAFGNGYAFMAASTLLNKYADKDIKVYNRGISGNRVPDLINRWQKDALDLKPNILSIMIGVNDFWRTMDSGAKNSPEQYKAQYKELLDKTKAALPDVKLIIIEPFGVKNVKHVTDAWFPEFPKYLNAAKEIAQEYGAIFLPYQSIFDQGLKRNSNGGYWTTDGVHTTMAGANLMAESWLKLIK; the protein is encoded by the coding sequence ATGGAGAACAGAAGAGACTTTTTAAAGAAAAGCTTGTTGACATTGGGAGCAGCCGGCTTAGGAACATCATTCGCAAACGCCATAGATTTTTCTACGGGTGCTAAGGCTAAACTGAGCATCAACCAAGGGGATGTCATCCTCTTTCAAGGTGACTCGATTACCGATGCAGGCAGAAATAAGGAAAACCTGAACCCTAACGATGGCAATGCTTTTGGAAACGGCTATGCTTTTATGGCAGCAAGTACCCTTCTTAATAAATATGCAGACAAAGATATCAAGGTCTATAATCGCGGAATCAGTGGAAACCGTGTTCCTGACCTAATCAATCGCTGGCAAAAGGATGCATTGGACCTAAAACCCAATATCCTGAGCATTATGATCGGTGTAAACGACTTCTGGAGAACCATGGATAGTGGCGCAAAAAATTCGCCTGAGCAATATAAAGCGCAGTATAAAGAGTTGCTGGACAAAACCAAAGCAGCCCTTCCTGATGTAAAATTGATTATCATCGAACCTTTTGGTGTCAAGAACGTAAAGCATGTTACGGATGCTTGGTTTCCTGAGTTTCCAAAATACCTGAACGCAGCCAAAGAAATCGCTCAAGAATATGGCGCTATCTTTTTGCCCTACCAAAGCATCTTTGACCAAGGCCTGAAAAGAAACAGCAACGGCGGCTACTGGACCACCGACGGTGTACATACCACGATGGCCGGTGCCAACCTGATGGCCGAATCTTGGCTTAAATTGATAAAATAA
- a CDS encoding aspartate aminotransferase family protein, giving the protein MISNRELFLKNTAQTSDSPRLLEIDRAEGIYLYGPNGEKYMDLVSGFNVSNIGHRHPQVLKAIQEQLDRFMHVTVYGEFVQAPQVLLATELLEVLPDSFQSVYFTNSGAEAVEGSMKVAKKFTGRREIIAAKQAYHGSTQGALSLIGNDEYRVAYAPLLPEISFIEYNNLPDLDKISDKTAAVIVEAIQGEAGVRVPSKEYMQALRKKCTESGALLIFDEIQTGFGRTGKLFAFENFGIVPDILMLAKGIGGGMPLGAFVAPKEMMDVIKSNPMLGHITTFGGHPVSCAAARASLKVIQDEKLVESVERKANLFRAELKIPQIKEIRGLGLMMCLQLDNFDQVYQVSNYCASKGLIIDWYLHCETALRIAPPLTISEEEIIQSCKIIKEGIEKFC; this is encoded by the coding sequence ATGATAAGTAATAGAGAACTCTTCCTAAAAAACACTGCCCAAACCTCAGATTCACCAAGATTATTAGAAATCGACCGTGCTGAAGGTATATATCTATATGGGCCAAACGGAGAGAAATATATGGATTTGGTCTCTGGCTTCAATGTCAGCAACATTGGCCATAGACATCCTCAAGTCTTAAAAGCAATCCAGGAACAGCTGGACCGTTTCATGCATGTAACCGTGTATGGCGAATTCGTTCAAGCCCCACAGGTGCTGTTAGCTACGGAACTATTAGAAGTCTTGCCTGACTCCTTCCAATCGGTTTACTTTACCAATTCGGGAGCGGAGGCTGTAGAAGGTTCGATGAAAGTGGCCAAGAAATTCACCGGTCGCAGGGAAATCATCGCTGCCAAACAGGCCTACCATGGCAGTACGCAAGGCGCCTTGAGCCTTATCGGCAATGATGAATATCGCGTAGCCTATGCCCCACTCCTTCCTGAGATTTCCTTTATTGAATACAATAACCTGCCTGACCTGGATAAGATCAGCGATAAGACAGCAGCGGTCATCGTGGAAGCCATTCAAGGGGAAGCCGGTGTTCGGGTGCCTAGCAAAGAATATATGCAAGCCCTGCGCAAGAAATGCACGGAATCTGGAGCGCTCCTGATATTCGATGAAATACAGACTGGATTCGGTAGGACAGGGAAATTATTTGCCTTTGAAAATTTTGGTATCGTACCGGATATCCTGATGTTGGCTAAAGGTATTGGTGGCGGAATGCCTTTGGGTGCTTTTGTAGCCCCAAAGGAAATGATGGACGTGATCAAATCAAACCCAATGCTGGGTCATATCACCACCTTTGGCGGCCATCCGGTGAGCTGTGCTGCAGCAAGGGCATCCCTGAAGGTGATACAAGATGAAAAGCTTGTTGAATCGGTAGAGCGTAAGGCCAATCTGTTTAGGGCGGAGCTCAAAATTCCGCAAATCAAGGAAATCCGTGGCTTGGGACTGATGATGTGCCTGCAATTGGACAACTTTGACCAAGTCTACCAAGTGAGCAACTATTGTGCATCCAAAGGCTTGATCATTGACTGGTACCTACATTGTGAAACGGCATTGCGCATTGCCCCTCCATTGACGATCAGTGAGGAAGAAATCATCCAATCCTGCAAAATAATTAAGGAAGGGATTGAAAAATTCTGTTAG
- a CDS encoding RNA polymerase sigma factor: MEDSLIIAKFADEKTREEAFRLLLKKYQQKIYWHVRRMVIDHDDADDVVQDIFIKVWRNLEKFREDSQLYTWLYRIATNECITFLNKKKQKQSVSLDDDSSAYLADSLADGAYFNGDKAQMKLQQALLILPDKQRLVFNMKYFEDMKYEEISEVLGTSVGALKASYHLAVKKIENFFASND, encoded by the coding sequence ATGGAAGATTCCCTGATAATAGCAAAGTTTGCGGATGAAAAAACTCGTGAAGAGGCATTCCGCTTATTGCTTAAAAAATATCAGCAAAAGATTTATTGGCATGTCAGACGTATGGTCATTGACCACGACGACGCCGATGATGTTGTACAAGATATCTTTATCAAAGTATGGCGCAATCTTGAGAAATTCAGGGAAGATTCGCAATTGTATACTTGGTTATACCGCATTGCTACCAATGAGTGTATCACCTTTTTGAACAAGAAAAAGCAAAAGCAGAGTGTTTCATTGGATGATGATAGCTCTGCTTATCTTGCAGACTCCTTGGCAGACGGTGCCTATTTCAATGGTGACAAGGCACAAATGAAATTACAGCAAGCTCTTTTGATCTTGCCGGACAAACAAAGGCTGGTCTTTAACATGAAATATTTCGAGGACATGAAGTACGAAGAGATATCCGAGGTGTTAGGAACCAGTGTCGGAGCCTTAAAAGCTTCGTACCACTTAGCAGTTAAAAAAATAGAGAACTTTTTTGCCTCAAACGATTAA
- a CDS encoding transketolase family protein has protein sequence MKKYTYTESKDTRSGFGAGLLEAGQKNENVVALCADLIGSLKMNDFIKAYPERFFQIGIAEANMMGIAAGLTIGGKIPFTGTFANFSTGRVYDQIRQSIAYSGKNVKICASHAGLTLGEDGATHQILEDIGLMKMLPGMTVINPCDYNQTKAATVALVDHEGPVYLRFGRPVVPNFTPADQKFEIGKAVMLNEGTDVTIVATGHLVWEAIQAGEELEKLGINAEIINIHTIKPLDEEAILKSVTKTGCVVTAEEHNRLGGLGDSVAQLLAQKLPTPQEYVAVNDSFGESGTPAQLMEKYGLNAANIVNAVRKVITRK, from the coding sequence ATGAAAAAATATACATACACAGAATCAAAAGATACACGTTCAGGTTTCGGTGCTGGTTTATTGGAAGCTGGCCAGAAAAATGAGAACGTAGTAGCCTTATGTGCTGACTTGATCGGTTCATTGAAAATGAACGACTTTATAAAAGCTTATCCAGAGCGTTTCTTCCAAATTGGTATTGCGGAAGCGAACATGATGGGTATCGCTGCGGGTCTTACCATTGGAGGTAAGATTCCTTTTACTGGAACTTTTGCCAACTTCTCAACTGGTCGTGTTTATGACCAAATCCGTCAATCAATTGCGTACTCAGGCAAGAACGTTAAGATCTGTGCTTCACACGCTGGTTTGACTTTAGGAGAAGATGGTGCTACTCACCAGATCTTGGAAGATATCGGTCTGATGAAAATGTTGCCTGGTATGACGGTGATCAATCCATGTGACTACAACCAAACAAAAGCGGCTACTGTTGCGTTAGTAGACCATGAAGGTCCTGTTTACCTTCGTTTCGGACGTCCAGTAGTTCCTAACTTCACTCCTGCTGACCAAAAATTTGAGATCGGCAAAGCGGTAATGTTAAATGAAGGTACCGATGTTACGATCGTAGCAACAGGTCATTTGGTTTGGGAAGCGATCCAAGCGGGTGAAGAATTGGAGAAATTAGGCATCAATGCTGAAATCATCAATATTCACACCATTAAACCATTGGATGAAGAAGCGATCCTAAAATCAGTGACCAAAACAGGCTGTGTGGTTACCGCTGAAGAGCACAACCGTCTTGGCGGTCTTGGCGATAGCGTGGCGCAATTATTGGCACAGAAATTACCTACTCCACAGGAGTATGTTGCAGTGAACGATAGCTTCGGCGAGTCGGGAACTCCAGCTCAATTGATGGAAAAATACGGTTTAAATGCTGCAAATATTGTTAATGCAGTACGTAAAGTCATTACAAGAAAATAA